The Fortiea contorta PCC 7126 genome has a segment encoding these proteins:
- a CDS encoding chlorophyll a/b binding light-harvesting protein has product MAMETPTSIPWWSGNARLTNLSGRLLGAHVAHAGLIVLWAGATTLFEIAHFNSAQPMYTQGLILLPHLATLGWGVGSGGQVVDTYPYFVIGVLHLISSAFLGLGGIFHALRGPANLEEKFSFFGYRWQDANKMTTILGIHLVLLGLGAGLLVAKAIFFGGLYDTTIGEVRVISHPTLNPGIIFGYLFGGNKYWIAGVNNLEDVVGGHIWVSLVCIGGGIWHIVSQPFEFAKRLFVWSGEAYLSYSLGALALMSWIAAYYVSVNTLVYPVEFYGPALSIEFDRFPYFQSGDILSARVWLANAHFWLGFFFLQGHLWHALRAAGFDFRLGQVVHSTRGEVM; this is encoded by the coding sequence ATGGCTATGGAAACGCCAACATCAATACCCTGGTGGTCAGGGAACGCCCGCTTAACAAACCTCTCAGGGCGACTTTTAGGTGCTCATGTCGCCCATGCAGGATTAATTGTGCTGTGGGCGGGAGCTACCACCTTATTTGAAATTGCCCACTTCAACAGCGCACAACCGATGTACACACAGGGGCTGATTCTCCTACCCCACCTAGCAACTCTCGGTTGGGGTGTGGGTAGCGGTGGACAGGTAGTAGATACCTATCCCTACTTTGTTATCGGTGTGTTGCATCTCATTAGCTCTGCTTTTCTAGGTTTGGGCGGCATTTTTCATGCCTTACGCGGGCCAGCCAACTTAGAAGAGAAGTTTTCTTTCTTTGGCTACCGTTGGCAAGATGCCAATAAAATGACCACAATCTTAGGTATTCACCTAGTTTTATTAGGCTTGGGAGCAGGCTTGCTAGTTGCGAAAGCGATATTTTTTGGCGGCTTGTATGACACCACTATTGGTGAGGTGCGAGTAATTTCTCACCCGACATTGAACCCTGGCATCATTTTTGGCTATTTATTTGGTGGGAATAAATACTGGATTGCGGGAGTCAACAACCTAGAAGATGTGGTTGGTGGTCATATTTGGGTCAGTCTCGTGTGCATTGGCGGCGGTATCTGGCATATTGTGAGTCAACCTTTCGAGTTTGCCAAACGCCTATTTGTCTGGTCTGGAGAAGCTTACTTGTCATACAGCTTGGGTGCTTTGGCTTTAATGAGTTGGATTGCAGCTTATTATGTCAGCGTCAACACCCTAGTCTATCCTGTAGAGTTTTACGGACCGGCATTAAGTATTGAATTTGACCGCTTTCCTTACTTTCAGAGTGGAGATATATTATCCGCTCGTGTTTGGCTAGCAAATGCTCACTTTTGGTTGGGCTTCTTCTTCCTTCAAGGACATCTTTGGCACGCATTAAGGGCTGCAGGCTTTGACTTCCGCCTTGGTCAAGTCGTGCATTCAACTCGCGGCGAGGTAATGTAA